A portion of the Micromonospora tarapacensis genome contains these proteins:
- a CDS encoding glycosyltransferase family 4 protein, which translates to MGDKVRLLVGLHHLELGGSQLNALDLAVSVRDQGHEVAVFGNYRGQPGPVAVLARQAGLPVIAVRHRAERLGPTLPVRPGLSRALTRAVHDFQADLVHAYEYSVALDAFFGPHLRLGTPVVTTVYGMRVPRWLPRYGGLVVGTAQLVAETAAFRPRPALIEPPVNTDVDDPAVVDGHSFRQRHGIAPDEIVIGVVSRLEPDMKAEGVLRTIRALPLLDDDRLRFVVTGGGPSEPDVAAEAARANQLLGRPAVVLTGPMDDPREAYAAADIALGMGGSALRAMAFGRPLVVLGIRGFSRSCAPETVDHFLRWGFYGIGDGDLDPAPLAAQIAELVDDRRLRAERGDWGRRLVLSRFSLKAATQTLHEVYAEALRHQPAPATRLREGLRVAGHKAAADLLPDTARQRIRRLLG; encoded by the coding sequence GTGGGGGACAAGGTGCGACTGCTCGTCGGCCTGCACCATCTGGAGCTCGGGGGCAGTCAGCTCAACGCCCTGGATCTCGCGGTCAGCGTCCGGGACCAGGGCCATGAGGTCGCGGTCTTCGGCAACTACCGGGGCCAGCCCGGGCCGGTGGCCGTCCTGGCGCGGCAGGCGGGACTACCGGTGATCGCGGTACGGCACCGGGCCGAGCGACTGGGCCCCACGCTACCGGTCCGGCCCGGGCTGTCCCGGGCGCTCACCCGGGCCGTCCACGATTTCCAGGCCGACCTCGTGCACGCGTACGAGTACTCGGTGGCCCTCGACGCCTTCTTCGGCCCGCATCTGCGCCTGGGCACCCCGGTGGTCACCACCGTCTACGGCATGCGGGTGCCCCGCTGGCTGCCCCGCTACGGCGGGCTCGTCGTCGGCACCGCGCAACTGGTGGCGGAGACCGCCGCGTTCCGGCCCCGACCGGCGCTGATAGAGCCTCCGGTCAACACCGACGTCGACGATCCGGCGGTGGTCGACGGCCACTCGTTCCGCCAGCGTCACGGCATCGCCCCCGACGAGATCGTGATCGGGGTGGTGTCCCGGCTCGAACCGGACATGAAGGCGGAGGGCGTGCTGCGGACGATCCGCGCGCTGCCGCTGCTCGACGACGACCGGCTCCGGTTCGTGGTGACCGGCGGCGGCCCGTCGGAACCCGACGTGGCGGCCGAGGCGGCGCGGGCGAACCAACTGCTCGGCCGGCCGGCGGTGGTGCTGACCGGCCCGATGGACGATCCGCGCGAGGCGTACGCCGCCGCGGACATCGCCCTTGGCATGGGAGGTTCGGCGTTGCGGGCGATGGCCTTCGGCCGTCCGCTGGTGGTGCTCGGCATCAGGGGCTTCTCCCGGAGCTGTGCACCGGAGACGGTCGACCACTTCCTCCGCTGGGGCTTCTACGGCATCGGCGACGGCGACCTGGACCCGGCCCCGCTCGCGGCGCAGATCGCCGAACTGGTCGACGACCGGCGCCTGCGCGCCGAACGTGGCGACTGGGGACGACGACTCGTGCTGAGCCGATTCAGCCTGAAGGCGGCGACCCAGACCCTGCACGAGGTCTACGCCGAGGCGCTGCGGCACCAGCCCGCGCCGGCCACCCGGCTGCGGGAAGGGCTGCGGGTGGCCGGGCACAAGGCCGCCGCCGATCTGCTGCCCGACACCGCCCGCCAACGGATCCGGCGGCTGCTCGGGTGA
- a CDS encoding glycosyltransferase — MTSIVIAAHNEATILDRCLDRVLRSAAVADPAQVIVVPNGCSDETAAVARRRGVTVVELAEPGKAAALNAGDAVATGFPRVYLDADVLLDEGALDVLARELDRSGALAAVPARRMELSGRSPAVRAYYAVHSRLPAVVGGLYGRGVIALSRSGRERFGQFPAETADDLFLDSLFTEQERLVVTSTAVRVAAPLRADDLIRRLVRVRAGNADLRDALPGVRRSNRRAWLTDVVFRAPWLAPAAVCYVAITLLAARGARRARRAGQVAWGHDRTSRATGEKA; from the coding sequence TTGACAAGCATCGTCATCGCCGCACACAACGAGGCCACGATCCTCGACCGTTGCCTCGACCGCGTGCTGCGCAGTGCCGCCGTCGCGGATCCGGCGCAGGTGATCGTCGTACCGAACGGTTGCTCGGACGAGACCGCGGCGGTGGCCCGCCGCCGCGGCGTCACCGTCGTCGAGCTGGCCGAGCCCGGGAAGGCGGCCGCCCTGAACGCCGGTGACGCCGTGGCCACCGGCTTCCCCCGGGTCTACCTCGACGCCGACGTGCTCCTCGACGAGGGCGCTCTCGACGTGCTCGCCCGGGAACTGGACCGCTCCGGCGCGCTGGCGGCCGTGCCGGCCCGGCGGATGGAACTGTCCGGGCGCTCACCGGCGGTGCGCGCCTACTACGCCGTTCACTCCCGGCTGCCCGCCGTCGTCGGCGGTCTGTACGGTCGGGGGGTGATCGCGCTGTCCCGATCGGGGCGGGAGAGATTCGGGCAGTTCCCCGCGGAGACCGCGGACGATCTCTTCCTCGATTCCCTCTTCACCGAGCAGGAACGGCTCGTCGTGACCTCGACGGCAGTCCGGGTGGCGGCGCCGCTGCGCGCCGACGACCTGATCCGGCGCCTGGTGCGGGTCCGCGCCGGCAATGCCGACCTGCGCGACGCGCTGCCCGGGGTCCGCCGTTCGAACAGGCGCGCGTGGCTGACCGATGTGGTGTTCCGTGCCCCGTGGTTGGCACCGGCCGCCGTCTGCTACGTCGCGATCACCCTCCTGGCTGCCCGGGGTGCCCGTCGAGCACGGCGCGCCGGCCAGGTCGCCTGGGGCCATGACCGAACAAGCCGAGCCACCGGTGAAAAAGCCTGA
- a CDS encoding DUF4082 domain-containing protein: MAGAVALVVAATVGAFVLPGAASADPCNPMVNPVVCENSKPGTPASVWDIDGSGDPSIQGFATDISVNVGQQIDFKIKTDAAAYTVEIYRLGWYGGDGARKVADVSPSASLPQNQPDCVTDVVTALFDCGNWAVSASWTVPSTAVSGVHIARLRRTDTGGDSHITFVVRQDSSTSDLFFQTSDATWHAYNKYGGSDFYSGGGSVGRAYKVSYNRPFATRNSVERRDFLFGAEYPMIRFLERNGYDVSYTTNVDSDRRGELIQNHKVFLSVGHDEYWSGAQRENVEAARDAGTHLAFFSGNSVYWKTRYETSQDGTDTAYRTLVTYKETWANAKIDPSDEWTGTWRDPRFSPPSNGGRPENELMGTMFMVNDGDLALTVRAEEGTYRLWRNTDLTSLAAGTSATLAPHTVGYESDEDLDNGFRPPGLIRLSTTTGEVPQLLQDFGNKVEPGVTTHHLTLYRAASGALVFGAGTIQYTWGLDEMHDGQSTPTDSRMQQAVLNLFADMGVQPATRMSTLAAATASTDTTAPTATISTPAAGATVARGAEVTITGTASDVGGRVAAIEVSTDDGESWHPATGTTAWSYSFHAAGVSTQVVRVRAIDDSVNTGSPATREFQLTGPNTLFGQRVPEQPAVDDTGAVELGVRLTPQTDGYVTGVRFYKGTGNTGTHRGRLWTNSGQLLADGAFTDETATGWQTLTFADPVPVAEGQTYVASYFTPTGNYAADNWVFTRDWTSGPLLAPRSAATAGNGLFRYGSTGGFPNESFGAANYYVDVTFAVSEDLPPAVTTTTPADSAGDVDVDANPSAVFSKALDPDTISFTLSSGGAAVGGATAYNGSLKKVTFSPSAPLDPATSYTATVVAEDTEGRSGNATWSFFTSIDGDLHTLFATEDVPETAAHSDPEAVELGVTFRPRVDGRVVGVRFYQGAGNTGSHPVTLWSAAGTPLRVSTLPSTTTVGWRTAFFATPVEVEAGTSYVASYFAPNGFYPGDNGYFASTQTVGPLVAPGGNNGVFRYGSSGFPSQSYESTNYWVDPLFLTDEEIPPEGQPGSPPPGAHGVFAPTDEPSVANWDDNAAVEVGMRFTPSVNGEVYGVRFYKGPTNTGTHTGSLWSPGGSRLGTVTFTDETTSGWQTAYFPEVVPVSAGLQYVVSYHTTVGQYSVTGGGLADARTVGQLTVPAAGATYRYGSGDGFPSSSSSANYWVDLVFAPN; encoded by the coding sequence TTGGCAGGGGCGGTGGCGCTGGTCGTGGCGGCCACGGTGGGTGCCTTCGTGCTACCCGGTGCCGCCTCCGCCGATCCCTGCAATCCGATGGTCAATCCGGTCGTCTGTGAGAACAGCAAGCCGGGAACCCCCGCCTCGGTGTGGGACATCGACGGAAGCGGTGACCCGTCGATCCAGGGCTTCGCGACCGACATCAGCGTCAACGTGGGCCAGCAGATCGATTTCAAGATCAAGACTGACGCCGCGGCGTACACCGTCGAGATCTACCGGCTTGGCTGGTACGGCGGCGACGGCGCCCGCAAGGTCGCCGACGTCAGCCCCTCGGCGTCGTTGCCCCAGAACCAGCCCGACTGCGTCACCGACGTGGTCACCGCGCTGTTCGACTGCGGCAACTGGGCCGTCTCCGCGTCCTGGACCGTGCCGTCGACCGCGGTCTCCGGCGTCCACATCGCCCGGCTGCGGCGCACCGACACCGGCGGGGACAGCCACATCACCTTCGTCGTCCGGCAGGACAGCAGCACCTCGGACCTCTTCTTCCAGACCTCCGACGCGACCTGGCACGCCTACAACAAGTACGGGGGCTCGGACTTCTACTCCGGCGGCGGCTCGGTCGGCCGCGCGTACAAGGTCAGCTACAACCGGCCCTTCGCCACCCGCAACAGCGTCGAGCGGCGGGACTTCCTCTTCGGCGCCGAGTATCCGATGATCCGGTTCCTGGAGCGCAACGGGTACGACGTCAGCTACACCACGAACGTCGACAGCGACCGGCGCGGTGAGCTGATCCAGAACCACAAGGTGTTCCTCTCCGTCGGCCACGACGAGTACTGGTCCGGCGCCCAGCGGGAGAACGTCGAGGCGGCCCGTGACGCCGGCACCCATCTCGCCTTCTTCAGCGGCAACTCGGTCTACTGGAAGACCCGGTACGAGACCAGCCAGGACGGCACCGACACCGCCTACCGCACCCTGGTCACCTACAAGGAGACCTGGGCCAACGCGAAGATCGACCCGTCGGACGAGTGGACCGGCACCTGGCGGGACCCGCGGTTCAGCCCGCCGTCGAACGGCGGCCGGCCGGAGAACGAGCTGATGGGCACCATGTTCATGGTCAACGATGGCGACCTCGCGCTGACCGTGCGGGCCGAGGAGGGCACGTACCGACTCTGGCGCAACACGGACCTCACCTCGCTGGCCGCCGGGACGTCCGCCACCCTCGCGCCGCACACGGTGGGCTACGAGTCCGACGAGGACCTGGACAACGGCTTCCGGCCGCCGGGTCTGATCCGGCTCTCCACCACCACCGGCGAGGTGCCGCAGTTGCTCCAGGACTTCGGCAACAAGGTCGAACCGGGCGTCACCACCCACCACCTGACCCTGTACCGCGCGGCCAGTGGCGCGTTGGTCTTCGGTGCCGGCACCATCCAGTACACCTGGGGTCTGGACGAAATGCACGACGGGCAGTCCACCCCGACGGACAGCCGGATGCAGCAGGCGGTGCTCAACCTCTTCGCCGACATGGGCGTGCAGCCGGCCACCCGGATGAGCACGCTGGCGGCGGCCACGGCGTCGACGGACACCACGGCGCCGACCGCGACGATCTCCACACCCGCCGCCGGGGCGACCGTGGCCCGGGGCGCCGAGGTGACGATCACCGGCACCGCCAGCGACGTCGGCGGACGGGTCGCCGCCATTGAGGTCTCCACCGACGACGGGGAGAGCTGGCACCCGGCGACGGGCACCACCGCCTGGTCGTACAGCTTCCACGCCGCAGGCGTGAGCACCCAGGTGGTACGGGTCCGGGCGATCGACGACAGCGTGAACACCGGCAGCCCGGCGACCCGGGAGTTCCAGCTCACCGGGCCCAACACCCTGTTCGGCCAGCGAGTGCCCGAGCAACCCGCGGTGGACGACACCGGCGCCGTCGAGTTGGGCGTCCGGCTCACGCCGCAGACCGACGGCTACGTCACCGGGGTGCGGTTCTACAAGGGCACCGGCAACACCGGCACCCATCGCGGCCGGCTCTGGACCAACTCCGGCCAACTCCTCGCCGACGGAGCCTTCACCGACGAGACGGCCACCGGCTGGCAGACGCTCACCTTCGCCGATCCCGTGCCGGTGGCCGAGGGGCAGACCTACGTCGCGTCGTACTTCACGCCCACGGGCAACTACGCCGCCGACAACTGGGTCTTCACCCGCGACTGGACCAGCGGCCCGCTCCTCGCGCCTCGCTCGGCCGCCACCGCCGGCAACGGCCTGTTCCGGTACGGCTCCACCGGCGGCTTCCCGAACGAGTCGTTCGGCGCGGCGAACTACTACGTCGACGTGACCTTCGCGGTCAGCGAGGATCTGCCCCCGGCCGTCACCACCACCACTCCGGCCGACAGCGCCGGCGACGTCGACGTCGACGCCAACCCCTCCGCCGTCTTCTCCAAGGCACTCGACCCCGACACCATCTCCTTCACCCTGAGCAGCGGCGGTGCCGCGGTCGGCGGGGCCACCGCCTACAACGGCAGCCTGAAGAAGGTGACCTTCAGCCCGTCGGCGCCGCTGGACCCCGCGACGAGCTACACCGCCACCGTCGTGGCCGAGGACACCGAAGGCCGGTCCGGGAACGCCACCTGGTCGTTCTTCACCAGCATCGACGGTGACCTGCACACCCTCTTCGCCACCGAGGACGTCCCGGAGACCGCGGCGCACAGCGATCCCGAGGCGGTCGAGTTGGGTGTGACGTTCCGGCCCCGGGTCGACGGCAGGGTGGTGGGCGTCCGCTTCTACCAGGGGGCGGGCAACACCGGCAGCCACCCGGTGACGCTCTGGTCGGCCGCCGGTACCCCGTTGCGCGTCAGCACCCTGCCGAGCACGACCACGGTGGGGTGGCGGACCGCCTTCTTCGCCACCCCGGTCGAGGTGGAGGCCGGCACGAGCTACGTGGCCTCCTACTTCGCACCCAACGGCTTCTACCCGGGTGACAACGGATACTTCGCCAGCACCCAGACGGTCGGGCCGCTGGTCGCCCCCGGCGGCAACAACGGCGTGTTCCGCTACGGCTCCAGCGGCTTCCCCAGCCAGTCATACGAGTCGACGAACTACTGGGTGGACCCGCTCTTCCTGACCGACGAGGAGATCCCACCGGAGGGGCAGCCGGGTTCGCCACCACCCGGCGCCCACGGTGTCTTCGCCCCGACCGACGAGCCGTCGGTCGCGAACTGGGACGACAACGCCGCGGTCGAGGTGGGGATGCGGTTCACCCCGTCCGTCAACGGTGAGGTCTATGGCGTGCGGTTCTACAAGGGGCCGACCAACACCGGCACCCACACCGGGTCGCTCTGGTCGCCCGGCGGCAGCCGGTTGGGCACGGTGACCTTCACCGACGAGACGACATCGGGATGGCAGACCGCGTACTTCCCGGAGGTCGTGCCGGTCAGCGCCGGTTTGCAGTACGTCGTCTCGTACCACACCACGGTCGGCCAGTACTCGGTGACCGGCGGCGGGCTGGCCGACGCCCGTACTGTCGGCCAGCTGACCGTGCCGGCCGCCGGTGCGACCTACCGTTACGGTTCCGGAGACGGATTCCCGTCTTCGTCGTCGAGTGCGAACTACTGGGTCGACCTGGTGTTCGCCCCGAACTGA
- a CDS encoding class I SAM-dependent methyltransferase produces MPRLRNLLVDTDQSWGGRRRARRARWLADTFPDLADMTVIDLGGRVDTWQHTPVRPAHVHVVNLEAAPADLPDWAEVDHGDACQLPERIAARRYDLVFSNSVLEHVGGHERRERFAAAVHQLADRHWIQTPYRHFPIEPHWIAPGMQYLPVSARARLARRWPLAHTRPTTRDEAVREVLWTDLVDYTQMRLLFPRSRILTERLAGLPKSLIAIAGDAQGPGTSPPS; encoded by the coding sequence ATGCCCCGACTGCGAAATCTTCTCGTGGACACGGATCAATCCTGGGGCGGACGGCGACGCGCCCGCCGCGCCCGCTGGCTGGCCGACACGTTCCCCGACCTCGCCGACATGACCGTCATCGATCTCGGCGGCAGGGTCGACACCTGGCAGCACACCCCGGTGCGCCCCGCCCACGTGCACGTCGTCAACCTGGAAGCGGCGCCCGCCGACCTACCCGACTGGGCTGAGGTCGACCACGGCGACGCCTGCCAGCTGCCCGAGCGGATCGCCGCCCGCCGCTACGACCTCGTGTTCAGCAACTCCGTCCTCGAACACGTGGGCGGGCACGAGCGACGCGAAAGGTTCGCCGCGGCGGTGCACCAACTCGCCGACCGGCACTGGATCCAGACCCCGTACCGGCACTTTCCGATCGAGCCGCACTGGATCGCCCCCGGCATGCAGTACCTGCCGGTGTCGGCCCGCGCTCGACTGGCCCGGCGGTGGCCGCTCGCGCACACCCGCCCCACGACGCGGGACGAGGCGGTACGGGAGGTGCTGTGGACGGATCTGGTGGACTACACGCAGATGCGGCTGCTGTTCCCCCGTTCGCGGATTCTGACCGAACGGCTGGCGGGGTTGCCGAAGTCGCTGATCGCCATTGCCGGCGACGCTCAGGGGCCGGGCACTAGCCCACCGTCCTGA
- a CDS encoding GNAT family N-acetyltransferase: MRTAGQFLHAHLNGRVAVQAWVRAADVPWQVDAPNHGMLLRTDDGQVVGVLLAYYSERTVAGQPARFCNLGAWCVLPEFRFHSLKLLRALLAQPGYHFTDLSPSGNVVPINARLGFRFLETTTALTPNLPWPSLPGRRRVSADPEVIRRTLTGPELAYYLDHARAPAARHVVLVDGDEWCYLVFRRDRRKRLPVFASILHVSNPAVFRRMHRMLLRHLLVRHGVLATLAELRVVGGRPPLSVLLPDTRRKMFRSDSLDPDDVDYLYSELVCLSW, encoded by the coding sequence TTGAGGACGGCAGGACAGTTCCTCCATGCCCACCTCAACGGCCGGGTCGCCGTGCAGGCGTGGGTCCGCGCGGCCGACGTGCCGTGGCAGGTCGATGCCCCGAACCACGGCATGCTGCTGCGCACCGACGACGGGCAGGTGGTCGGAGTGCTGCTCGCCTACTACTCCGAACGCACCGTGGCCGGGCAGCCGGCGCGGTTCTGCAATCTCGGTGCCTGGTGCGTGCTGCCGGAGTTCCGCTTCCACAGCCTCAAGCTGCTCAGGGCGCTGCTGGCCCAGCCCGGCTACCACTTCACCGACCTTTCACCGAGCGGCAACGTGGTACCGATCAACGCCCGGCTCGGTTTCCGCTTCCTGGAAACCACCACCGCGCTGACGCCGAACCTGCCCTGGCCCTCGCTGCCCGGCCGCCGCCGGGTCAGCGCCGACCCGGAGGTCATCCGGCGGACCCTGACCGGGCCCGAGCTGGCGTACTACCTCGACCACGCCCGGGCCCCGGCCGCCCGGCACGTCGTGCTCGTCGACGGCGACGAGTGGTGCTACCTGGTCTTCCGCCGGGATCGGCGCAAGCGGCTGCCGGTGTTCGCGTCGATCCTGCACGTCAGCAACCCGGCGGTGTTCCGCCGGATGCACCGGATGCTGCTCCGCCACCTGCTGGTGCGGCACGGGGTCCTCGCCACCCTGGCGGAACTGCGCGTGGTCGGTGGCCGCCCACCGCTGTCGGTGCTGCTGCCCGACACCCGGCGGAAGATGTTCCGCAGCGACAGCCTCGACCCCGACGACGTCGACTACCTCTACAGCGAGCTGGTCTGCCTCAGCTGGTGA
- a CDS encoding O-antigen ligase family protein → MLLSHGTYGIRRARSRLDVSVLLGLTIVLLYVLPGTLIVPNLTYAGRPALLLALLLFAWWCLVRLNPRLLLVGPQPIRWVLGIYLVAHLMSYLAGLLRGLPTQEANAQDFATLQLLEFLGVALIAADGIRNWDRLNRVLQVAVWCTGFMAIVGIIQAVFKYDISTHLVIPGLEVKGGLAGFGQRGDEGQFRVAGTTVHYIEYGAVMAMMVPFGIHVARFAPRRGHRRLAAVCAMLAAVANPMSISRTGIVALALALLVMVPVWSWRLRYTFLFLGAGAVMAIMLLKPGVLGTLKSMFLNVGVDPSIEGRTNDYELVGHFFDQRPWLGRGPRTLLADPVRDTILDNQWLYTLVTGGVIGVFALLAVHVVSIALAVIAFRRATREEDRHLCTALISAQLVAVVVGGTFDSLYYTTFAISLALFVGLSGAVWRLTHPARIIRTSTVRGFD, encoded by the coding sequence ATGCTCCTGTCGCACGGCACGTACGGCATCCGCCGTGCCCGGTCCCGGTTGGACGTCTCCGTACTGCTCGGCCTCACCATCGTCCTGCTCTACGTGCTGCCGGGCACCCTGATCGTGCCCAACCTGACCTACGCTGGTCGCCCGGCGCTGCTGCTGGCGCTGCTGCTCTTCGCATGGTGGTGTCTGGTCCGGCTCAATCCGAGGCTGCTGCTCGTCGGGCCGCAGCCCATCCGCTGGGTGCTCGGCATCTACCTGGTCGCGCACCTGATGTCGTACCTGGCCGGCCTGCTGCGTGGCCTGCCCACCCAGGAGGCGAACGCGCAGGACTTCGCGACACTGCAACTGCTCGAATTCCTGGGCGTGGCGCTCATCGCCGCCGACGGGATCCGCAACTGGGACCGGCTCAACCGGGTGCTCCAGGTGGCCGTCTGGTGCACCGGGTTCATGGCGATCGTCGGCATCATCCAGGCGGTCTTCAAGTACGACATCTCGACGCATCTGGTGATCCCGGGCCTGGAGGTCAAGGGCGGTCTGGCCGGCTTCGGGCAGCGCGGGGACGAGGGCCAGTTCCGGGTGGCCGGCACCACGGTCCACTACATCGAGTACGGCGCGGTCATGGCGATGATGGTGCCCTTCGGCATCCACGTGGCCCGGTTCGCTCCCCGACGGGGCCACCGGCGGCTGGCGGCGGTGTGCGCGATGCTCGCGGCCGTGGCCAATCCGATGTCCATCTCCCGCACCGGCATCGTGGCGCTCGCGCTCGCCCTGCTCGTCATGGTGCCCGTCTGGTCGTGGCGGCTGCGGTACACGTTCCTGTTCCTGGGCGCCGGCGCGGTGATGGCGATCATGCTCCTCAAGCCGGGGGTGCTGGGCACGCTCAAGTCGATGTTCCTGAACGTGGGGGTCGACCCGAGCATCGAGGGCCGGACGAACGACTACGAGTTGGTGGGGCACTTCTTCGACCAGCGCCCGTGGTTGGGTCGAGGGCCACGGACGTTGCTGGCCGACCCGGTGCGCGACACCATTCTGGACAACCAGTGGCTCTACACCCTGGTGACCGGCGGCGTCATCGGCGTGTTCGCCCTGCTCGCCGTGCACGTGGTCAGCATCGCGCTCGCGGTGATCGCGTTTCGTCGCGCGACCCGGGAGGAGGACCGCCACCTCTGCACGGCCCTGATCTCGGCCCAACTGGTCGCGGTGGTGGTCGGGGGGACCTTCGACTCGCTCTACTACACGACCTTCGCCATCAGCCTGGCCCTCTTCGTGGGACTCAGCGGCGCGGTCTGGCGGCTGACCCACCCTGCCCGCATCATCCGCACCTCGACCGTACGGGGATTCGATTGA
- a CDS encoding lipopolysaccharide biosynthesis protein, with the protein MSVEERPPAPAGEPTLFTRASRALGWSMASTVISRFSTLAIGIALARILGPDAFGTFAVALVVLLAVLSFNELGVSLAIVRWPGEPREIAPTVATLSVLTSTVVYGALYLGAPVLARALGDPEATTVIRILGLSVIVSGLVATPVALLQRAFRQGRKTVADLVTNWTSALVSIGLALAGNGAMSLAVGQLVGSLAGAVLFFAFAPQGLRFGFDPAKARALLRFGLPLAGSSIVVFATTNLDRVVVGATLGPTALGYYVLALQLAQWPVTVFSQPVRAVVPAALARLHHDPPAMRRSFLSALGLLGSITLPACLLLAATSGPLIRLLYGEVWQPASVVLLWLGPLAALRILFELFYDYFVVIADTQVVLTVQAVWFVVLLPALYAACVSGGLWSASAVQLVVALLVILPLYLASLRRTGIAPRPVVARLGAPLLGAAAVAAVALLVARTGAVDLVVLAVSGATALAAIGVLGYRQRHVVRELRTVG; encoded by the coding sequence GTGAGCGTCGAGGAACGTCCGCCCGCCCCCGCCGGCGAACCCACGCTTTTCACCAGGGCGTCCCGGGCCCTGGGCTGGAGCATGGCGAGCACCGTCATCAGCCGGTTCAGCACCCTGGCGATCGGCATCGCGTTGGCCCGGATCCTCGGCCCCGACGCCTTCGGCACCTTCGCGGTGGCCCTGGTGGTCCTGCTGGCGGTGCTCAGCTTCAACGAGCTGGGGGTGAGCCTGGCGATCGTCCGCTGGCCCGGCGAACCCCGGGAGATCGCCCCGACTGTGGCCACGCTCTCGGTGCTCACCAGCACCGTCGTCTACGGCGCGCTCTACCTCGGCGCGCCCGTGCTGGCCCGCGCGCTCGGCGACCCCGAGGCGACCACGGTCATCCGGATCCTCGGGCTGAGCGTCATCGTCAGCGGGCTCGTGGCGACGCCGGTGGCACTGCTGCAACGCGCGTTCCGTCAGGGCCGCAAGACGGTGGCCGACCTGGTGACGAACTGGACCAGTGCGCTGGTCTCGATCGGCCTGGCACTGGCCGGCAACGGGGCGATGAGTCTGGCCGTCGGGCAGCTCGTCGGCTCGCTCGCCGGTGCCGTGCTCTTCTTCGCCTTCGCGCCACAGGGCCTGCGGTTCGGCTTCGACCCGGCCAAGGCCCGCGCCCTGCTCCGCTTCGGCCTGCCGCTCGCCGGCTCCAGCATCGTCGTCTTCGCCACCACCAACCTCGACCGGGTGGTGGTGGGCGCGACCCTCGGTCCGACCGCGCTCGGCTACTACGTGTTGGCGCTGCAACTCGCCCAGTGGCCGGTCACCGTCTTCTCCCAGCCGGTCCGGGCGGTGGTGCCGGCCGCGCTGGCCCGGCTGCACCACGACCCGCCGGCGATGCGTCGATCGTTCCTCTCCGCCCTCGGCCTGCTCGGATCGATCACCCTCCCCGCGTGCCTGCTGCTCGCCGCGACGTCGGGCCCGCTGATCCGTCTCCTCTACGGCGAGGTCTGGCAGCCGGCGTCGGTGGTGCTGCTGTGGTTGGGGCCGCTGGCGGCGCTGCGCATTCTCTTCGAACTCTTCTACGACTACTTCGTGGTGATCGCCGACACCCAGGTGGTGCTCACCGTCCAGGCGGTGTGGTTCGTCGTGCTGCTGCCCGCGCTCTACGCGGCCTGCGTGTCCGGCGGGCTGTGGAGTGCCTCGGCGGTGCAGCTCGTCGTCGCGCTGCTGGTCATCCTCCCGCTCTACCTCGCCTCGCTGCGCCGGACCGGCATCGCGCCGCGGCCGGTGGTGGCGCGGCTGGGCGCGCCGCTGCTGGGTGCCGCGGCGGTCGCCGCGGTGGCCCTGCTGGTGGCGCGGACCGGCGCGGTCGACCTGGTGGTGCTCGCGGTCTCCGGGGCCACCGCGCTCGCCGCCATCGGGGTCCTCGGCTACCGGCAGCGGCACGTGGTACGGGAACTCAGGACGGTGGGCTAG